The following are encoded together in the Cicer arietinum cultivar CDC Frontier isolate Library 1 chromosome 2, Cicar.CDCFrontier_v2.0, whole genome shotgun sequence genome:
- the LOC101501243 gene encoding CBS domain-containing protein CBSX3, mitochondrial isoform X2 — protein MQGGLRSFLSNGNIIKNAVLQRVRMVTPLLQPAAFSRFESVTPARIEEHGFESATISDILQGKGKGADGSWLWCTTDETVYDAVKSMTQNNVGALVVVKPGEQNTIAGIITERDYLRKIIVQGRSSKSTKVGDIMTEENKLITVTPDTKVLRAMQLMTDNRIRHIPVINEKGMIGMVSIGDVVRAVVSEHRQELDRLNAYIQGGY, from the exons ATGCAAGGAGGATTGCGATCATTTTTGTCAAACGGGAACATCATAAAAAATGCTGTTTTGCAACGAGTCCGCATGGTGACTCCTCTGTTGCAGCCAGCTGCCTTTTCGCGGTTCGAGTCTGTTACGCCTGCTCGTATTGAGGAGCATGGTTTCGAGAGCGCAACGATTTCAGACATCTTGCAAGGAAAAGGTAAAGGCGCAGATGGTTCCTGGCTTTGGTGCACCACAGACGAGACTGTTTATGATGCTGTGAAATCG ATGACGCAAAACAACGTTGGAGCTTTGGTGGTTGTGAAACCTGGCGAACAGAATACAATTGCAGGGATTATAACAGAAAGAG aTTACCTGAGAAAGATCATCGTGCAGGGAAGATCATCCAAGTCCACCAAGGTTGGAGATATTATGACCGAAGAG AACAAACTTATCACAGTCACCCCTGATACCAAAGTTTTACGTGCAATGCAGCTGATGACCG aTAACAGGATCAGACACATTCCTGTCATAAATGAGAAGGGGATGATTGGCATGGTGTCCATTGGAGACGTCGTTCGTGCTGTTGTGAGCGAGCATCGTCAAGAGCTTGACCGTTTGAATGCTTACATACAAGGAGGTTATTAG
- the LOC101501760 gene encoding uncharacterized protein At1g65710-like — protein MGTCLSKKKPSSTSSPPKSLSTPPPTQPKNPENNNVTETTLNNKPNTEPPEEDESQPKKEIFIIKHRKSHDEREKNSKITPFTVQHNVPSQQNEGLVSSSETESTSMNNNINNNNNKVVNVVGVRTSSCTKEEVDAILIQCGRLSRSSSGKAASSSANGRKYSGSKRSFDFDNCDNNNDAISAEDEQKRTNVSETSEEHDGGRNRNSHRQRNRGSPKPGRRRTPSREREQQRSSSRERRVSRSPGRRSSDNNNGGSVSVSVTVSGSGCSRPGKMVTVPATVTSLVMDKSNNGGGGGGGGESVKRGGVKRNVGVASPRSMSPARGNGNQQQPCSLSRNNSSRKAEVSPYRRNPLSEVDPNSLAYPQSNVNVNGGNKVQNKSKKEVEVVQKPNVDTRDSMRSRTSSRGTLEKGVNHHQTKEQQEEEIKLVTSDNAIVKNMVMPSGIENFKPQTLTRSRSSRRSSRDFDINPEPLPPQQNSSYTSLLLEDIQNFHQKTHPSVSLPPCLNKACSILEAVADLNSTTSSNNFSSGAFLEDKKTSSIRNEYNVEEPFVESEVVIFDDVMEPSLHKYVTVKRGGSLCEDQESSGSNSFTVSSGQKQYGICSSSWEQNSCDSSDCWSSRLNSKDESLKSPLGLDGSLGSSCEANKKTLNGKRRECDHQHSGGIGRGRLAADAAALT, from the exons ATGGGTACATGTTTAAGCAAGAAAAAACCTTCTTCTACTTCCTCACCCCCCAAATCACTTTCCACACCCCCACCAACTCAACCAAAAAACCCTGAAAACAACAATGTCACAGAAACAACCCTCAACAACAAACCCAACACAGAACCACCAGAAGAAGATGAATCTCAACCAAAAAAGGAAATTTTCATCATCAAACACAGAAAAAGCCAtgatgaaagagaaaaaaactcaaaaatcaCACCTTTCACTGTTCAGCACAATGTTCCATCACAACAAAATGAAGGGTtggtttcttcttcagaaacagAATCAACATCAATGAACAACAacattaacaacaacaacaacaaggttGTTAATGTTGTTGGTGTTAGAACATCAAGCTGCACAAAAGAAGAAGTTGATGCAATTTTAATCCAATGTGGAAGACTCAGCAGAAGCTCTTCTGGAAAAGCAGCTTCTTCATCTGCTAATGGAAGAAAATACTCAGGTTCAAAAAGaagttttgattttgataaCTGTGACAACAACAATGATGCAATTTCAGCTGAAGATGAACAAAAGAGAACAAATGTAAGTGAAACAAGTGAAGAACATGACGGTGGCCGGAACCGAAACAGCCACCGTCAGCGCAACCGCGGTTCGCCTAAACCTGGAAGAAGAAGAACACCAAGTAGGGAAAGAGAACAACAACGTTCAAGTAGTAGAGAAAGGAGAGTGAGTAGATCTCCTGGAAGAAGATCTTCTGATAATAACAATGGTGGTTCTGTTTCTGTTTCTGTTACTGTTTCAGGTTCTGGTTGTTCTAGGCCTGGAAAAATGGTTACTGTTCCTGCTACTGTTACATCATTGGTTATGGATAAAAGTAAtaatggtggtggtggtggtggtggggGTGAAAGTGTTAAAAGGGGTGGTGTGAAGAGAAATGTTGGTGTTGCATCACCACGTTCTATGTCACCTGCAAGAGGAAATGGGAATCAGCAGCAACCTTGTTCTCTTAGTAGGAATAATTCTTCAAGGAAAGCTGAAGTTTCACCTTATAGAAGGAATCCACTTAGTGAAGTTGATCCTAATTCACTTGCTTATCCACAATCTAATGTTAATGTTAATGGTGGCAATAAGGTGCAAAACAAATCCAAAAAGGAGGTTGAAGTTGTTCAG AAACCAAATGTTGATACAAGGGACAGCATGAGAAGCAGGACAAGCAGCAGAGGTACATTGGAAAAGGGTGTGAATCATCACCAAACAAAGGAGCAACAAGAGGAAGAGATCAAGCTGGTAACATCTGACAATGCTATTGTGAAGAACATGGTGATGCCATCAGGTATTGAAAACTTCAAACCACAAACATTAACAAGAAGCAGATCTTCTAGAAGATCATCAAGAGACTTTGACATCAATCCTGAACCTCTTCCTCCACAACAAAATTCATCTTACACTTCTTTACTCCTTGAAGACAttcaaaatttccatcaaaaaACACACCCTTCTGTTTCTCTCCCACCTTGTCTCAACAAAGCTTGTTCCATCCTTGAAGCCGTAGCTGATCTTAACTCAACCACAAGTTCAAACAATTTCTCTAGTGGTGCTTTCTTGGAAGACAAGAAAACTTCTTCTATTAGGAATGAGTACAATGTTGAAGAACCATTTGTTGAATCTGAAGTTGTTATCTTTGATGATGTGATGGAGCCAAGTTTGCATAAGTATGTTACTGTTAAAAGGGGTGGTTCACTTTGTGAGGATCAAGAGTCTTCAGGAAGTAATAGCTTCACTGTGAGTAGTGGTCAAAAGCAATATGGGatttgttcttcttcttgggAACAAAACTCTTGTGATTCATCAGATTGTTGGAGTTCAAGATTGAATTCAAAAGATGAGAGTTTGAAAAGTCCTTTGGGATTGGATGGTAGTTTAGGTTCTTCATGTGAAGCTAATAAGAAGACATTGAATGGTAAAAGGAGAGAGTGTGATCATCAGCACAGTGGCGGTATAGGGCGTGGAAGACTCGCTGCGGACGCTGCTGCATTGACATAG
- the LOC101502084 gene encoding NDR1/HIN1-like protein 6, whose product MTDQQKIHPLHDVESQEQQNPSAPLVARNTSKSDEQQQNHLPPFPSTQQNIPSKPAKKRKSCCCRLFCWIFSILIILIIAIGITIGILFLAFRPKIPKYSVDELTITQFDLSNNNSLSVTFNLTITARNPNKKIGIDYRGGSHISAWYTDTKLCEGALPKFYQGHKNITVLSIPLTGQTQNATGLRDTLVQKVQSDGSVPLHLKVKQPVRIKFGKLKIFKINFRVRCRIVVDNFSDNNSIRIKDSSCKFRFKL is encoded by the coding sequence ATGACAGATCAACAAAAAATTCATCCACTTCATGATGTAGAATCACAAGAACAACAAAACCCTTCAGCTCCTTTAGTAGCAAGAAACACTTCAAAATCTGATGAACAGCAGCAAAACCATCTTCCTCCTTTTCCATCTACACAACAAAATATACCTTCAAAACcagcaaagaaaagaaaatcatGTTGCTGCAGACTCTTCTGCTGGATTTTCAGCATACTAATAATTCTAATCATAGCAATTGGCATAACAATTGGAATACTATTCCTTGCATTCAGACCAAAGATACCAAAATACTCTGTCGATGAACTAACAATCACGCAATTCGATCTTTCAAACAACAACAGTTTATCAGTCACTTTCAATTTAACAATCACAGCaagaaatccaaacaaaaagaTTGGAATTGATTATAGAGGTGGAAGCCACATAAGTGCTTGGTATACAGACACAAAGTTATGTGAAGGTGCATTACCTAAATTCTATCAAGGACATAAAAACATTACTGTTCTTAGTATACCTTTGACAGGACAAACACAGAATGCAACAGGGTTGAGAGATACATTGGTGCAGAAGGTGCAATCTGATGGTAGTGTTCCTCTTCATTTGAAAGTGAAACAACCTGTCAGGATTAAATTTGGAAAGTTGaagattttcaaaattaatttcagGGTTAGGTGCAGAATTGTGGTGGATAATTTTAGTGATAATAATTCTATTAGGATTAAGGATAGTAGTTGTAAGTTTCGGTTTAAGCTGTGA
- the LOC101501243 gene encoding CBS domain-containing protein CBSX3, mitochondrial isoform X1: MIYTAKMQGGLRSFLSNGNIIKNAVLQRVRMVTPLLQPAAFSRFESVTPARIEEHGFESATISDILQGKGKGADGSWLWCTTDETVYDAVKSMTQNNVGALVVVKPGEQNTIAGIITERDYLRKIIVQGRSSKSTKVGDIMTEENKLITVTPDTKVLRAMQLMTDNRIRHIPVINEKGMIGMVSIGDVVRAVVSEHRQELDRLNAYIQGGY; encoded by the exons ATGATCTAT ACAGCTAAGATGCAAGGAGGATTGCGATCATTTTTGTCAAACGGGAACATCATAAAAAATGCTGTTTTGCAACGAGTCCGCATGGTGACTCCTCTGTTGCAGCCAGCTGCCTTTTCGCGGTTCGAGTCTGTTACGCCTGCTCGTATTGAGGAGCATGGTTTCGAGAGCGCAACGATTTCAGACATCTTGCAAGGAAAAGGTAAAGGCGCAGATGGTTCCTGGCTTTGGTGCACCACAGACGAGACTGTTTATGATGCTGTGAAATCG ATGACGCAAAACAACGTTGGAGCTTTGGTGGTTGTGAAACCTGGCGAACAGAATACAATTGCAGGGATTATAACAGAAAGAG aTTACCTGAGAAAGATCATCGTGCAGGGAAGATCATCCAAGTCCACCAAGGTTGGAGATATTATGACCGAAGAG AACAAACTTATCACAGTCACCCCTGATACCAAAGTTTTACGTGCAATGCAGCTGATGACCG aTAACAGGATCAGACACATTCCTGTCATAAATGAGAAGGGGATGATTGGCATGGTGTCCATTGGAGACGTCGTTCGTGCTGTTGTGAGCGAGCATCGTCAAGAGCTTGACCGTTTGAATGCTTACATACAAGGAGGTTATTAG
- the LOC101500913 gene encoding calcium uniporter protein 5, mitochondrial-like, with product MWSRWCYGGGFGLLRKRVCSVFNGNHCYGGKIQPFDPFLFGVRDFTMECGEKRKGVTYFSDVVMNQMKRNVCSSSFVSSPAGNSGNSNSSESGGGGGVNSNGNGNGNGKQDTISFCEAKKLMRLVNVESLKMKLGMDGKEVIAYSELVEACESMGVARNSDEASAFAKVLDEAGVILLFRDKVYLHPDKVVDLVRKAVPLALTEEDHPMRDELKILLEKKAEIDVLAHKQMRRVLWSGLGFGVVTISMFFRLTFWEFSWDVMEPITFFTTTTGIVIGYAYFLFTSRDPTYQDFMKRLFISRQRKLYKRYNFDVERCKELQYKCKTPLDAKTILKNRIGVDLDLDDALHRD from the exons ATGTGGAGTAGATGGTGTTATGGTGGTGGTTTTGGGTTATTGAGGAAAAGGGTGTGTTCTGTTTTCAATGGAAATCATTGTTATGGTGGAAAGATTCAACCTTTTGATCCTTTTCTATTTGGTGTAAGGGATTTCACAATGGAGTGTGGTGAAAAGAGAAAAGGGGTTACATATTTTTCAGATGTTGTAATGAACCAAATGAAGAGGAATGTGTGTTCTTCATCTTTTGTTTCTTCACCTGCTGGTAATAGCGGCAACTCTAATTCATCAGAGAGTGGTGGTGGTGGGGGTGTTAATAGCAATGGTAATGGTAATGGTAATGGGAAACAAGACACTATATCATTCTGTGAAGCTAAGAAGCTTATGAGATTGGTGAATGTGGAATCTCTTAAGATGAAACTTGGTATGGATGGTAAGGAAGTTATTGCTTATAGTGAGCTTGTTGAAGCTTGTGAGAGTATGGGTGTTGCTAGGAATTCTGACGAGGCTTCAGCATTTGCTAAGGTTTTAGATGAAGCTGGTGTTATTCTTCTCTTCCGAGATAAGGTTTATTTGCATCCTGATAAG GTGGTGGATCTGGTTAGAAAAGCAGTTCCGCTAGCACTAACCGAAGAGGACCATCCTATGAGGGACGAATTAAAGATACTACTCGAAAAGAAAGCAGAAATCGATGTGTTAGCGCATAAGCAGATGCGCCGTGTCCTATGGTCTGGACTTGGTTTCGGCGTAGTTACTATCAGTATGTTCTTCAGGCTAACATTTTGGGAATTCTCATGGGATGTAATGGAGCCTATTACATTTTTCACAACAACAACTGGTATAGTTATAGGCTATGCTTACTTCTTATTCACTTCAAGAGACCCTACTTACCAAGATTTCATGAAGAGACTCTTTATTTCAAGACAAAGGAAGCTTTACAAGAGGTATAACTTTGATGTTGAGAGATGCAAGGAGCTTCAATACAAGTGTAAAACACCTTTAGATGCCAAAACCATTTTGAAAAATCGAATAGGTGTGGATCTTGATCTCGATGATGCTTTACACAgggattaa